A portion of the Avibacterium sp. 20-132 genome contains these proteins:
- the agaF gene encoding PTS galactosamine/N-acetylgalactosamine transporter subunit IIA codes for MLGIVVSGHINFASGMRSAVEAIVGQQPQLEFVDFLESMTTDDLEAQLLSAKARVDSGDGVLFLVDLYGGSPCNRAINILLNDQNVEVIAGTNLSMIVNAALEREEFSLKELTECLARGEFSQIKDLREDINNLSQDNDSEEDGL; via the coding sequence ATGTTAGGTATCGTAGTATCAGGTCATATCAATTTTGCCTCAGGTATGCGTTCTGCCGTAGAGGCGATAGTTGGGCAACAACCGCAATTAGAATTTGTCGATTTTTTAGAGTCAATGACAACAGATGATTTAGAGGCTCAACTTTTATCTGCAAAAGCGCGTGTGGATTCTGGTGATGGCGTATTGTTCCTTGTTGATCTTTATGGTGGCTCACCTTGTAATCGTGCCATCAATATCTTATTAAATGATCAAAATGTCGAAGTGATTGCAGGAACAAATTTATCAATGATTGTGAATGCTGCATTAGAACGTGAAGAGTTTTCACTGAAAGAATTAACCGAATGTTTGGCAAGAGGCGAATTTAGCCAAATAAAAGATTTACGTGAAGATATCAATAATCTTTCGCAAGATAATGATAGCGAAGAAGATGGGCTATAA
- a CDS encoding PTS system mannose/fructose/sorbose family transporter subunit IID produces the protein MESKNVNNQVAESLVDDIDAYQDTTVRKVITKGDLWKCAIRGLFMEGNFNFERMQAGGWAYSIIPALKKIHGNNKYDLAKSLKNHLQFFNASPKLFTFLLGTAIAMEENKEKPSTINVMKVAGMGPTGGIGDGIDHMTIMPLTLALGSSIAMEGSIAGPFVFFILYQIMHFFVYFSLMFMGYKAGTAAMVSMSDSTERLAKAANIMGIFVIGALCATFIRFKTTASIEMGGKVVELQTALFDKIMPNLLPLALVFLMFKLVKGTGFWAKPPVLIFSTLAFGVIGHLIGII, from the coding sequence ATGGAATCTAAAAATGTAAACAACCAAGTAGCAGAAAGCCTTGTTGATGATATTGATGCGTATCAAGATACGACTGTTCGTAAAGTGATCACAAAAGGTGATCTGTGGAAATGTGCAATTCGTGGTTTGTTCATGGAAGGAAACTTCAACTTTGAACGTATGCAAGCAGGTGGTTGGGCGTATTCAATCATTCCAGCATTGAAAAAAATCCACGGCAATAATAAATACGATTTAGCTAAATCATTGAAAAACCATCTTCAATTTTTCAATGCAAGTCCTAAGTTATTCACTTTCTTGCTCGGTACAGCGATTGCAATGGAAGAAAATAAAGAAAAACCTTCTACGATTAACGTAATGAAAGTAGCAGGTATGGGACCAACAGGTGGGATTGGTGATGGTATTGACCATATGACGATTATGCCATTAACCCTTGCACTAGGTTCATCTATTGCGATGGAAGGTTCAATTGCAGGTCCATTTGTCTTCTTTATCCTATATCAAATTATGCACTTCTTTGTGTATTTCAGCTTAATGTTTATGGGATATAAAGCGGGTACAGCCGCAATGGTGAGTATGAGCGATTCTACGGAACGTTTAGCTAAAGCGGCAAATATTATGGGGATTTTCGTTATCGGGGCATTGTGTGCCACCTTTATACGATTTAAAACCACCGCAAGTATTGAGATGGGTGGAAAAGTGGTGGAATTACAGACCGCACTTTTCGATAAAATTATGCCAAATCTATTACCGCTTGCACTGGTCTTCCTAATGTTTAAATTAGTGAAAGGAACAGGCTTTTGGGCAAAACCACCCGTATTGATTTTCAGTACACTTGCCTTCGGGGTAATCGGACATTTAATAGGTATTATTTAA
- the agaW gene encoding PTS N-acetylgalactosamine transporter subunit IIC, which produces MLTEALLVAVWAFFCGIDKYDVALNIHRPLITGPVVGLIMGDLQLGLITGATLELAWLGLVPNAGAQPPDVTMGTIAAVAFAVMTGQSAEVAMGVGMPIAVLMQMLVIGFFALTSFTMGKADEYAEQANTKGIDFLLISTISLRSLLYAIVAFITVYFGEHAADWINNNSPKEILEGLGLGARLVPAIGFAMLLKIMWSKQVAGVFFIGFVATTYLKLPIMAVAIIGGSIAVLYFYFSGNGNNNNQSQAQEFEDGI; this is translated from the coding sequence ATGTTAACTGAAGCATTATTAGTCGCCGTTTGGGCGTTCTTCTGCGGTATTGATAAATACGATGTCGCACTTAATATTCACCGTCCATTAATTACAGGCCCTGTTGTTGGCTTGATTATGGGAGATTTGCAATTAGGTCTTATTACAGGGGCAACATTAGAGTTAGCTTGGTTAGGTTTAGTGCCTAATGCAGGTGCGCAGCCACCTGATGTAACAATGGGGACGATTGCGGCGGTTGCCTTTGCGGTAATGACAGGACAAAGTGCAGAAGTGGCAATGGGTGTGGGTATGCCAATTGCTGTACTTATGCAAATGTTAGTAATTGGTTTCTTTGCTTTAACTTCATTTACTATGGGTAAAGCTGATGAATATGCAGAGCAAGCAAATACAAAAGGGATTGATTTCTTACTGATTTCAACAATTTCATTACGTTCTTTACTCTATGCAATTGTTGCATTTATTACCGTTTACTTCGGTGAACATGCAGCAGATTGGATCAACAATAATTCACCAAAAGAAATTTTGGAAGGATTAGGTTTAGGTGCGCGTTTAGTACCCGCTATCGGTTTTGCAATGTTATTGAAAATTATGTGGTCAAAACAAGTGGCAGGCGTATTTTTCATCGGTTTCGTTGCCACAACTTACTTAAAACTACCAATTATGGCGGTGGCAATTATCGGTGGATCAATCGCAGTACTTTATTTCTACTTCTCAGGTAATGGCAATAACAATAACCAATCTCAAGCACAGGAGTTCGAAGATGGAATCTAA
- the agaV gene encoding PTS N-acetylgalactosamine transporter subunit IIB: MSTPNIVWTRIDERLLHGQIKITWGKHSEANLILVANDEAAEGPNAPFMQAGMKASAGGEYAVRFFTIQKTIDVIHKASPQQKIFILCNNPTDVARLVEGGVPIKHCNIGNMHYHEGKNQITKTVSVDEKDLDAFRRMVNAGVTCTIQNTPDAQEIDIKQYL; this comes from the coding sequence ATGTCAACACCGAATATTGTATGGACGCGAATTGATGAACGTTTATTACACGGTCAAATTAAGATTACGTGGGGTAAGCATTCTGAAGCAAATTTAATTTTAGTCGCGAATGATGAAGCCGCAGAAGGTCCAAATGCCCCTTTTATGCAAGCAGGAATGAAAGCTTCAGCAGGTGGTGAATATGCAGTACGTTTTTTCACAATTCAAAAAACCATTGATGTGATTCATAAAGCCTCACCACAACAGAAAATTTTCATTTTATGCAACAACCCAACAGATGTTGCACGTTTAGTGGAAGGTGGTGTGCCAATCAAACACTGTAATATTGGGAATATGCACTATCATGAAGGTAAAAACCAAATTACTAAAACCGTTTCTGTTGATGAAAAAGATCTTGATGCTTTCCGTCGTATGGTGAATGCAGGAGTAACTTGCACAATCCAAAATACGCCAGATGCTCAAGAAATTGATATTAAACAGTATCTTTAA
- a CDS encoding SIS domain-containing protein, translating into MTTYLGISENDLVAGKAIMTAKEIEQQPQAWKESLQMLDQRRQEILDFIAPVINATNGRIIFTGAGTSAFVGHSLQPFVLTMTDKRVESIATTDIVSNPYQYFAQDVPTLLISFARSGNSPESVAAVELANQCLTNCYHLFITCNEQGALYQNAQKNDRTLALLMPPQTNDGGFAMTSSFSSMMLSALSVFLLPKGSVTEQLGFITDATAKLIPQYVEVARQLATVDIDRIIYLGSGGLQGLAQESALKILELTAGRIVATYDSSLGFRHGPKSIVNNKTTVVQFLSNQPYTRLYDIDLYNELCRDGIATRIVCLTAQSGVEGRDVVNIAGFADAPDYALLFPYIVFAQINSFYSSFTRGITTDNPCPTGEVNRVVQGVIIHPFHS; encoded by the coding sequence ATGACAACTTATTTAGGTATCTCGGAGAATGATTTAGTGGCAGGGAAAGCCATTATGACAGCAAAAGAGATCGAACAGCAGCCGCAAGCGTGGAAAGAAAGTTTGCAAATGTTGGATCAGCGCCGTCAAGAAATTCTCGATTTTATTGCCCCCGTAATAAATGCAACAAATGGACGCATTATTTTTACCGGCGCAGGAACATCGGCTTTTGTCGGGCATTCTTTGCAACCTTTTGTGCTTACAATGACGGATAAACGTGTTGAATCCATTGCGACAACGGATATTGTTTCTAACCCTTACCAATATTTCGCTCAAGATGTGCCAACATTACTTATTTCATTTGCTCGTTCTGGAAATAGTCCTGAAAGTGTGGCAGCAGTGGAATTGGCAAATCAATGTTTAACGAATTGCTATCATTTATTTATTACTTGTAACGAGCAAGGGGCGTTATATCAAAATGCGCAAAAAAATGACCGCACTTTAGCATTATTAATGCCACCTCAAACCAATGATGGTGGATTTGCAATGACATCTAGTTTTAGCTCAATGATGCTTTCTGCCTTATCCGTGTTTTTATTACCAAAAGGCTCAGTTACGGAGCAATTAGGTTTCATTACAGATGCCACAGCAAAATTAATTCCACAGTATGTTGAAGTTGCTCGTCAGTTAGCCACAGTGGATATTGATCGCATTATTTACCTCGGTAGTGGTGGATTACAAGGATTAGCACAAGAATCAGCACTAAAAATTTTAGAATTAACTGCGGGACGTATTGTTGCCACTTATGATTCTTCCCTTGGGTTCCGTCACGGACCAAAATCTATTGTTAATAATAAAACAACAGTGGTTCAATTCCTTTCAAATCAACCTTATACACGTTTATATGATATTGATTTATATAATGAATTATGCAGAGATGGTATTGCAACACGCATTGTGTGCTTAACCGCACAATCGGGCGTAGAAGGACGAGATGTAGTGAATATCGCAGGCTTTGCTGATGCACCAGATTATGCACTATTATTCCCGTACATTGTCTTTGCACAAATTAATTCATTTTATAGTTCGTTTACCCGTGGTATTACCACAGATAATCCTTGCCCAACAGGTGAAGTAAACCGTGTGGTTCAAGGCGTTATCATTCACCCATTTCATTCATAA
- the kbaZ gene encoding tagatose-bisphosphate aldolase subunit KbaZ: protein MSILLNLIKRHKAGEVVGIYSVCSAHPLVLEAALLQAKEDNTPLLIEATSNQVDQFGGYTGMTPADFRHFVEQLADQVGFPRAQLILGGDHLGPNRWQGLPAEEAMVNAEKLIEAYVTAGFEKIHLDCSMSCQGDPIPLSDSIVAERAARLAVIAEQTAEKQGLANRIVYIVGTEVPVPGGEAEEIAELEVTSPQAAKATINAHQEAFSRVGLDHIWPRVVGLVVQPGVEFDHTKVIDFVPEKAQALSQVVNDYENLVFEAHSTDYQTEEAYKALVKNHFAILKVGPALTFALREGLYALCAMEEYLFPATQCSNLRTVLEAQMLAHPENWKKYYHGSELEQCFARSFSFSDRIRYYWTNPDIAKAVDKLFTNFAQMDIPLPLLSQYLPEQYLAVREGKILPKAKDLVLDKVRAVVRQYAKASFFNH from the coding sequence ATGAGTATATTGCTCAACCTTATTAAAAGACATAAAGCAGGTGAAGTTGTCGGAATTTATTCTGTTTGCTCTGCTCACCCGCTTGTTTTAGAAGCCGCTTTATTACAAGCCAAAGAAGATAACACCCCTTTGTTGATAGAGGCAACATCCAACCAAGTGGATCAATTTGGTGGTTATACAGGAATGACACCAGCAGATTTTCGTCATTTCGTTGAACAATTAGCAGATCAAGTGGGTTTTCCAAGAGCGCAATTAATTTTAGGTGGCGATCATTTAGGGCCTAACCGCTGGCAAGGATTGCCGGCAGAAGAGGCTATGGTAAATGCAGAAAAATTAATTGAAGCTTATGTTACTGCAGGGTTTGAAAAAATCCACTTAGATTGCAGTATGTCTTGTCAAGGTGATCCTATTCCTCTTTCAGATAGCATTGTCGCAGAACGTGCTGCACGTTTAGCTGTAATAGCAGAACAAACCGCAGAGAAACAAGGATTAGCAAATCGTATCGTTTATATTGTTGGAACAGAAGTTCCTGTACCGGGTGGGGAAGCAGAAGAAATTGCAGAATTAGAGGTGACTTCGCCACAAGCTGCAAAAGCGACCATTAATGCACATCAAGAAGCCTTTTCTCGCGTTGGCTTAGATCATATTTGGCCACGTGTTGTTGGCTTAGTGGTACAACCGGGAGTGGAATTTGACCATACTAAAGTGATTGATTTTGTTCCTGAGAAAGCACAAGCATTAAGCCAAGTGGTGAATGATTATGAAAATCTTGTGTTTGAAGCGCACTCCACCGATTATCAAACAGAAGAAGCTTATAAGGCGTTAGTTAAAAATCATTTTGCTATTTTGAAAGTAGGGCCAGCGCTCACCTTTGCTTTACGTGAAGGTTTATATGCGCTGTGTGCAATGGAAGAATACTTATTCCCAGCCACACAATGTTCAAATTTACGTACTGTATTAGAAGCACAAATGCTTGCACACCCTGAAAACTGGAAAAAATATTATCACGGCAGCGAATTAGAACAGTGTTTTGCAAGAAGTTTTAGCTTTAGTGATCGTATTCGTTATTACTGGACGAATCCTGATATTGCTAAGGCAGTGGATAAATTATTTACCAATTTTGCTCAAATGGATATTCCACTTCCATTACTTAGCCAGTACTTACCAGAACAATATTTGGCTGTACGTGAAGGAAAAATATTGCCTAAAGCAAAAGATCTTGTGCTAGATAAAGTGCGTGCTGTGGTTAGACAATATGCCAAAGCCAGTTTTTTTAATCATTAA
- a CDS encoding sulfatase-like hydrolase/transferase: protein MSISRRNFIKGVATTGAVAALSSTAVNAVANNNAKESAKKSNNPPLNLLIVFPDEMRAMAQGFKKQDPAITPHLDAFAQTAKVMDQMVSNYPLCSPFRGMFMTGKYPQHSGVTGNTHDYGGKVGIELSPYAKCWSDVLKEEGYSLGYIGKWHLDVPQEPYIKSYNNPMEGRYWNDWTPPDRRHGFDFWYSYGTYDLHLKPMYWGNDTPREYPQYVDQWGPEHEADMAIKYLRNEENKYRDPNKPFALVVSMNPPHSPYDQVPQKYLDMYPQSSKELNSRPNVDWDKKYQEGYGPQYFKEYLAMVSGVDEQFGRILAELDKQGLADNTLVVFFSDHGCCMGSHGKPTKNNIYEESMRVPMMFRLPGKIPAGVNESLMSAPDIYPTILDLLGLKGSIPDSVEGVSLAEQVLHDKGESPTSQLYLFVPYGQPSFGRRGVRTKTHTLEIDRQDGEPLKYTLFDNVADPYQMKNIAESNPELVQKLIKEELIPWLEKTGDSWRPVEFITGPTKKMKKQLESCATPKA from the coding sequence ATGAGTATTTCACGTCGTAATTTTATTAAAGGTGTTGCGACAACGGGTGCGGTAGCTGCGCTGTCAAGCACTGCGGTAAATGCAGTCGCCAATAATAATGCTAAAGAGTCGGCAAAAAAATCCAACAATCCCCCACTTAACCTATTAATCGTGTTTCCTGATGAAATGCGTGCAATGGCACAAGGATTCAAAAAGCAAGATCCTGCAATCACACCACATTTAGATGCCTTTGCTCAAACAGCAAAAGTGATGGATCAAATGGTTTCTAACTATCCATTATGCTCTCCATTCCGTGGTATGTTTATGACCGGTAAATACCCACAACATAGTGGCGTAACAGGGAATACGCACGACTATGGTGGTAAAGTCGGTATTGAGTTATCACCTTATGCAAAATGTTGGTCTGATGTATTAAAAGAGGAAGGCTATTCATTAGGTTACATCGGTAAATGGCATTTAGATGTGCCACAAGAGCCGTACATTAAAAGCTACAACAACCCAATGGAAGGGCGCTACTGGAACGACTGGACACCACCAGATCGCCGCCACGGTTTTGATTTCTGGTATTCTTATGGTACTTATGATCTCCATTTAAAACCAATGTACTGGGGAAATGACACACCACGTGAATATCCTCAATATGTAGATCAATGGGGGCCAGAACACGAAGCGGATATGGCGATTAAATACCTTCGTAATGAAGAAAATAAATATCGTGATCCAAACAAACCATTTGCATTAGTGGTTTCAATGAACCCGCCACATTCTCCTTATGATCAAGTCCCACAAAAATATTTGGATATGTACCCACAAAGCTCTAAAGAACTCAACAGCCGTCCAAATGTCGATTGGGATAAAAAATATCAAGAAGGCTATGGCCCTCAATATTTCAAAGAATATCTTGCAATGGTTTCAGGCGTCGATGAACAATTCGGCCGTATCCTTGCTGAATTAGACAAACAAGGTTTAGCGGATAATACATTAGTAGTCTTCTTCTCTGATCACGGTTGCTGTATGGGATCTCACGGTAAACCAACCAAAAATAATATCTATGAAGAATCTATGCGTGTGCCAATGATGTTCCGCTTACCGGGTAAAATCCCTGCGGGTGTCAATGAGAGCTTAATGTCTGCGCCAGATATTTATCCAACGATCTTAGATTTACTTGGTTTGAAAGGCAGTATCCCTGATAGTGTAGAAGGCGTTAGCCTTGCTGAACAGGTATTACACGATAAAGGTGAAAGCCCGACTTCTCAACTTTATCTCTTTGTCCCTTATGGTCAACCATCATTTGGTCGTCGTGGCGTGCGGACCAAAACTCACACTTTAGAAATTGATCGTCAAGATGGTGAACCGCTTAAATACACACTCTTTGATAATGTGGCTGATCCATACCAAATGAAGAATATTGCGGAAAGCAATCCTGAATTGGTACAAAAATTAATCAAAGAAGAATTAATCCCGTGGTTAGAAAAAACGGGCGATTCTTGGCGTCCCGTTGAGTTTATTACTGGCCCAACGAAAAAAATGAAAAAGCAACTTGAAAGCTGTGCTACACCAAAAGCTTAA
- a CDS encoding DUF2264 domain-containing protein, whose translation MTTDPKIRFTERPYLAHEHPQFQDYWRAFKERLQRSIKRKACFSKTDPLIDKQLKQAFTQDSTFSQEKFELLVEYFIRSFFHYANDDYARADYHGYPSEQGMVSDSIEGAARNYPLLAAYLHYQSAPSHPLFQQVQQALSTGFLNATNPHHSGYWGKLKSFQQTICESADFALSLWLSKAHIWQHYNASQQQQIIDWLRQINHVQTVDNNWHLFILLVQLVVKDLAGIDEINQERYQRIKEFYVGNGWFRDGEKGNFDYYNSWGFHYGLFWLDQIAPDFDRTFIQQSAVQFCQDFHYLFAPQGFAFFGRSLPYRFAAPTALISTMIQQEKTNGQGKRILSQLTHFLIQQHAIQQGNVTQGLFETDRRLVDPYSGAASGLWSLRPFILLLYAGQKIHFWQTAEQPLAIEKQDYDIQIPAINLRIIGTQATQEIIAQFQHQQYPNLPFQQACLQQQNGRMKIIEWLCGRSTRGKNNLLRKGVTTFSSKLSLYLSNKEKK comes from the coding sequence ATGACAACAGATCCCAAAATTCGCTTTACTGAACGACCTTATTTAGCTCACGAACATCCCCAATTTCAGGATTATTGGCGAGCCTTTAAGGAAAGATTGCAGCGTTCAATAAAACGAAAAGCCTGCTTTAGCAAAACCGATCCTCTTATTGATAAACAGCTAAAACAGGCATTTACGCAAGATTCCACTTTTTCACAAGAAAAGTTTGAATTACTGGTTGAATATTTTATTCGCTCCTTTTTTCATTATGCCAATGATGACTATGCCCGTGCCGATTATCACGGTTATCCATCAGAACAAGGAATGGTTTCTGATTCTATTGAAGGGGCGGCACGCAATTATCCTCTGTTAGCCGCCTATTTACATTATCAGTCCGCTCCCTCTCATCCCCTTTTTCAGCAAGTTCAACAGGCTTTATCAACGGGTTTTCTCAATGCAACCAATCCCCATCATTCAGGTTACTGGGGAAAGTTAAAAAGTTTTCAGCAAACGATCTGCGAAAGTGCTGATTTCGCCCTTTCCCTTTGGCTGAGTAAAGCCCATATTTGGCAACACTACAACGCTTCACAACAGCAACAGATTATTGATTGGCTACGTCAAATCAATCACGTGCAAACGGTAGACAATAACTGGCATTTGTTTATCTTATTAGTGCAATTGGTCGTCAAAGATCTTGCTGGCATTGATGAAATCAATCAAGAACGTTATCAACGTATTAAAGAATTTTATGTTGGCAATGGCTGGTTTAGAGATGGCGAAAAAGGTAATTTCGATTACTACAATTCTTGGGGCTTTCACTATGGGTTATTTTGGCTCGATCAAATCGCTCCAGATTTTGACCGCACTTTTATTCAACAAAGTGCGGTGCAATTTTGTCAAGATTTTCATTATTTATTCGCGCCACAAGGTTTTGCTTTTTTTGGGCGTAGCCTGCCTTACCGTTTTGCTGCACCAACGGCGTTAATCAGCACAATGATTCAGCAAGAAAAAACGAATGGACAAGGAAAACGTATCCTATCCCAACTGACCCATTTTTTGATTCAACAGCACGCTATTCAACAAGGCAATGTTACCCAAGGACTCTTTGAAACAGATAGGCGACTGGTTGATCCTTACAGCGGTGCGGCAAGTGGGTTGTGGTCGTTACGTCCTTTTATTTTATTACTTTATGCTGGTCAAAAGATTCATTTCTGGCAAACTGCCGAACAGCCACTTGCCATTGAAAAACAGGATTATGATATTCAAATCCCAGCGATTAATTTACGCATTATTGGCACACAAGCAACCCAAGAAATTATCGCCCAATTTCAGCATCAACAATACCCCAATTTGCCGTTCCAGCAAGCCTGTTTACAACAGCAAAATGGACGAATGAAGATCATAGAATGGCTTTGTGGGCGTTCCACTCGAGGCAAAAATAATTTACTACGAAAAGGGGTAACAACATTTTCATCAAAACTCTCTCTTTATCTTTCCAATAAAGAGAAAAAATAA
- the kdgR gene encoding DNA-binding transcriptional regulator KdgR, whose translation MEKDTQPDVVSSVLKVFGIVDALSEKKEIGVTELAQRLMMSKSTIYRFLQTMKSLGIVAQEGDTDKYRLTLKLFEISARALEYVDLIELANKEMEVISKQTGETLHLGALDGNEIVYLHKIDSTYSLRMYSRVGRRNPTYSTAIGKVLLSALTDEEVEALLENVEFVQHTANTLPNVEALKQELALVREQHYAEDKEEQEVGLHCVAAPIYDRLGHIVAAISLSLPLVRFEKENLAQLVEMLHQAGRNVSKQLGYQHYPVAE comes from the coding sequence ATGGAAAAAGATACTCAACCCGATGTGGTTTCCTCCGTGCTAAAAGTATTTGGCATTGTGGATGCACTCAGCGAGAAAAAAGAAATTGGTGTAACAGAATTGGCTCAGCGTTTGATGATGTCCAAAAGCACCATTTACCGCTTTCTACAAACGATGAAATCCCTTGGTATTGTGGCACAGGAAGGAGATACAGATAAATATCGCCTCACTCTGAAATTGTTTGAAATTAGTGCAAGGGCGTTAGAATATGTGGATCTTATTGAGCTTGCCAATAAAGAAATGGAAGTGATTTCAAAGCAAACAGGCGAAACCTTGCATTTAGGTGCATTAGATGGCAATGAAATTGTTTATTTGCATAAAATTGATTCTACTTACAGCCTAAGAATGTATTCTCGTGTGGGGCGTAGAAACCCCACTTATAGTACGGCGATTGGAAAAGTATTGCTTTCTGCACTGACGGACGAGGAAGTGGAAGCCTTGCTGGAAAATGTTGAGTTTGTTCAACATACCGCAAACACGTTACCGAATGTTGAAGCGCTTAAACAAGAACTGGCGTTAGTACGCGAACAGCACTATGCAGAAGATAAAGAGGAGCAGGAAGTTGGCTTACATTGTGTTGCCGCACCTATTTATGATCGTCTAGGGCATATTGTTGCCGCGATTTCTCTCTCTTTACCGCTAGTTCGTTTTGAAAAAGAAAACCTTGCCCAGCTGGTGGAGATGCTTCATCAAGCAGGCAGAAATGTGTCTAAACAGTTAGGTTATCAGCATTATCCTGTCGCGGAATAG
- a CDS encoding sugar kinase, translating into MKKIAIIGECMIELNGEPFGNMWQTYGGDTLNTATYLSRISSPHDIEVHYISAMGNDKLSQQMIQHWQQDHIHTENVLIDSSRQAGLYLIQLDKFGERTFLYWRSESAARYLLQHPEYPQVQNSLAEMDMIYLSGISLAILPDADRNALISQLQQLAKQGVKIAFDSNYRPKLWESVQKTQEIYTALYPCIHLALVTFDDEQALWGDEQPAQSIQRLKQLGVKNIVLKQGKEGALFCDEQGNEQNVSTTPVTNVVDTTSAGDAFNAGFLNGYLRNKPAQQCCQQGNQVAGIVIQHKGAIIDKTATEHLIHQFN; encoded by the coding sequence GTGAAAAAAATTGCAATTATCGGCGAATGTATGATCGAACTCAACGGTGAACCATTCGGGAATATGTGGCAAACCTATGGAGGTGATACCTTAAACACCGCCACTTATCTCTCTCGCATTAGTTCCCCTCACGACATCGAAGTTCACTACATTTCCGCAATGGGTAATGACAAACTCAGCCAACAAATGATCCAACATTGGCAACAAGATCACATTCATACGGAAAATGTGCTGATTGATTCCTCACGCCAAGCGGGGCTTTATTTAATCCAGTTAGATAAATTTGGCGAACGCACTTTCCTTTACTGGCGTTCTGAATCTGCCGCACGTTATTTGCTCCAGCACCCTGAGTATCCTCAAGTACAAAACAGCCTTGCTGAAATGGATATGATTTATTTGAGCGGAATCTCTCTTGCGATTTTGCCTGATGCAGATCGTAATGCCCTCATTAGCCAGCTTCAACAACTGGCTAAACAAGGGGTAAAAATTGCTTTTGACAGTAACTACCGCCCAAAACTTTGGGAATCAGTACAAAAAACACAAGAAATTTACACCGCACTTTATCCGTGCATTCATCTTGCATTAGTTACCTTTGATGATGAACAAGCACTCTGGGGAGATGAACAACCTGCACAATCAATACAACGTTTAAAACAACTTGGAGTAAAAAATATTGTCCTGAAGCAAGGTAAAGAAGGTGCATTATTCTGCGATGAACAAGGTAACGAACAGAATGTAAGTACCACGCCTGTTACCAATGTGGTTGATACCACTTCGGCAGGTGATGCGTTCAATGCCGGTTTTTTAAATGGCTACCTGCGTAATAAACCTGCACAACAATGCTGTCAACAAGGTAATCAAGTGGCGGGTATCGTCATTCAGCATAAGGGGGCGATTATTGATAAAACCGCCACCGAACATCTCATTCATCAATTTAACTAA
- a CDS encoding bifunctional 4-hydroxy-2-oxoglutarate aldolase/2-dehydro-3-deoxy-phosphogluconate aldolase — MNTTQIVEKLRQLKVIPVIALDNAQDIIPLAETLANNGLPVVEITFRSAAAEEAIRLIRQHNPNILIAAGTVLTSEQVVQAKNAGADCIVTPGFNPKIVKLCQELNIPVMPGVNNPMSIEAALELGITAVKFFPAEASGGVKMIKALLGPYAQLQIMPTGGISVNNIKDYLAIPNVVACGGSWFVEKSLINSHNWEEIGRLVREAVAITNA, encoded by the coding sequence ATGAATACCACGCAAATCGTTGAAAAACTTCGTCAATTAAAAGTCATTCCTGTTATTGCCTTAGACAACGCACAGGATATTATCCCACTTGCGGAAACCCTCGCCAATAATGGGTTACCCGTAGTGGAAATCACTTTCCGCTCAGCGGCTGCCGAAGAAGCCATTCGTTTAATTCGCCAACATAACCCGAATATTCTGATTGCGGCAGGTACGGTACTGACCAGTGAACAAGTTGTTCAAGCCAAGAATGCAGGTGCCGATTGCATTGTTACACCGGGCTTCAATCCCAAAATTGTCAAACTTTGCCAAGAATTGAATATCCCCGTTATGCCGGGGGTGAACAACCCGATGTCGATTGAAGCGGCATTAGAACTAGGCATAACCGCAGTGAAATTCTTCCCAGCCGAAGCCTCTGGTGGAGTGAAAATGATCAAAGCCTTACTTGGCCCTTATGCGCAATTACAAATTATGCCAACCGGCGGAATTAGCGTAAACAATATTAAAGACTATCTCGCCATTCCAAATGTCGTGGCGTGCGGCGGCTCGTGGTTCGTAGAAAAATCCCTTATCAACAGCCATAACTGGGAAGAAATCGGCCGTTTAGTACGTGAAGCCGTAGCAATTACCAACGCTTAA